From a single Scomber japonicus isolate fScoJap1 chromosome 12, fScoJap1.pri, whole genome shotgun sequence genomic region:
- the si:rp71-1g18.1 gene encoding zinc finger protein 250 codes for MSAYVVDIQAQVESVLAALVKVAAVELTKLFESRCPTSALDDQLGRAKDGKENGTAESLSTEDSKRSIGVQVDEDISPQLQLSGLPLLSDWDCLRECREEVVVKGGLIPSDLLLAEDNAHSDPERSPLKEQVVAETVEMVELSILETEFPTDSDPQTEAVLHVSADLRHGSPQSSPAKQKLLVMKPDINDVSSGDKVKFVCPLFLKPESAAPKPDSTEKPVQAEPQQAFVSTAKGTAYSPSPSDGAVTPAQVKVWELTHTPNDTKNNLQMKLKLTSPEKKLMRPCTVQLVNMLTVPESEARPPFDGANSKTRFPLPKDLRQHQGLHTGHRLCCFTSCGNGIWRLRKCVTHSRDGYACNVCQKTFKRRKILRRHERFHTGEKPYPCSKCSKTFALRKSLRRHLRFHTGERPHTCTQCGKSFRLRENLKAHLRFHTGEKPFSCTTCGKTFRITRNLEKHKLSQCGYFVPSFRAIAGIKL; via the exons ATGTCGGCGTACGTCGTGGACATCCAGGCTCAGGTGGAGTCTGTCCTGGCTGCATTGGTCAAAGTAGCCGCGGTGGAGTTGACCAAACTGTTCGAGAGCAGATGCCCGACCTCGGCTTTGGATGATCAGCTGGGCCGCGCCAAGGACGGAAAGGAAAATGGAACCGCGGAGAGTTTATCGACAGAAGACAGTAAACGCAGCATCGGCGTGCAAGTGGACGAAGACATTTCTCCACAGCTCCAGTTATctg GTCTCCCACTCCTCTCAGATTGGGATTGTTTGAGAGAGtgcagggaggaggtggtggtgaagGGGGGCCTCATTCCATCAGATCTCCTCCTGGCTGAAGATAATGCCCATAGTGACCCCGAGCGGTCACCTCTGAAGGAACAG GTTGTTGCAGAGACTGTGGAGATGGTAGAGTTGAGCATTCTTGAAACAGAATTCCCTACAGACAGTGATCCACAGACAGAAGCTGTGCTGCATG TCTCTGCAGATCTAAGACATGGATCTCCACAAAGCTCTCCAGCTAAACAGAAGCTTCTCGTGATGAAGCCAGACATAAATGATGTTTCTTCTGGGGACAAGGTGAAGTTCGTTTGCCCATTGTTCCTTAAGCCAGAGTCTGCTGCACCAAAACCTGACAGTACAGAAAAGCCTGTTCAAGCAGAGCCTCAGCAAGCCTTTGTCAGCACCGCCAAGGGTACAGCCTACAGTCCGTCCCCATCTGATGGAGCTGTGACTCCAGCACAGGTGAAGGTTTGGGAGTTGACCCACACGCCAAATGACACGAAGAACAATCTCCAGATGAAACTGAAGCTGACTTCACCCGAGAAAAAGCTGATGCGCCCTTGTACGGTCCAATTGGTGAACATGCTCACTGTGCCTGAGTCAGAGGCTAGACCTCCGTTTGATGGCGCTAACAGCAAAACAAGATTTCCTCTGCCCAAAGATCTGCGTCAACACCAGGGTCTTCACACTGGCCACCGCCTCTGCTGCTTCACCTCATGTGGAAATGGTATCTGGCGGCTCCGGAAGTGCGTCACCCACTCCCGTGACGGGTACGCTTGCAACGTCTGCCAAAAAACGTTCAAGAGGCGGAAGATTCTCCGGCGGCACGAGCGCTTCCACACAGGTGAAAAGCCGTACCCGTGCTCCAAGTGCTCTAAGACGTTTGCACTCCGAAAGAGCCTCCGCCGCCACTTAAGGTTCCACACGGGGGAGAGACCGCACACCTGCACGCAGTGCGGCAAAAGCTTCCGTCTCCGAGAAAATCTGAAAGCGCACCTTAGGTTTCACACCGGAGAGAAGCCTTTCAGCTGCACCACTTGTGGCAAGACGTTCAGGATCACAAGAAACCTTGAGAAACACAAACTCAGCCAGTGTGGATACTTTGTCCCTTCATTCAGAGCGATTGCTGGCATTAAGTTGTGA